In Myxocyprinus asiaticus isolate MX2 ecotype Aquarium Trade chromosome 12, UBuf_Myxa_2, whole genome shotgun sequence, the DNA window TATctcctatatgtatatatatttgtgggtGTGGGTGTAAGTGTATCTGGGTGTTGGGATGGAAGCATATAAACAAAAGAACATCTAGAAATGTATAACAGATATAACAAtagtaaaaacaacaaataataatgacaataataataataataataataataataaactcaatTAATtaagaatgggggggggggggttggaggaCGAGGAAGAGGGCAAAAattaataatagtagtagtagtaataataataataataataaattattataaggcTGCCTCTGATCTCTCCGTGGCCACACCATAAGTTAGTCCCCCACCCATGTCATGCCACAACGGGCCGTCAGGGAGAGATGCCGCGGGGCACAGGGCCCAAGGCCCATATCCCCATCCCCATGACACTCCCCACATgcctgtgttgttttttttttttttgttgttgttgtttttttcccttaCTTGATGCATTCATTGTTAAACTCTTaataggtgtgtatgtgtgtcaactAGTGTGTGATGCATTAAAAAAGTGAGGCGTGCAGTGTAGAACCAGCCCAGGGCAAAGCCCAGGCCTCCACACACATGCCATGCTTACCCTGTGTTGTTGTGTTCtctttttctgttctttttttctccttttctcccTTCCCTTTTCTCCTTTTTCTGATGTATTCCTTGTTAAGCTCTTAATAGATGTGTATGTATCTCAGCTAATatgtgatgcaaaaaaaaaaaataaaaaagaagcgaGGCATGCAATGCAGCACCAGCCCAAGGCAAGAAATCTAGGGTGTATGAGTGCGGGGAGATGGCGGGAAGGTACAAGCCCCAGGCCCCAGGCCCCACACCACACCCACCCACAACTAATCCCCACTGCACTGGACATGGACTGGGATGCCACGGCCTACTGGGGTCccgaaacagagaaaaaaaagaaaagaaagaaaatcaatcaATTAATGAATCTTTATATGTATTTAACTAGGTTCAATATTAATCAGTGTTGTTACCTCTtcctaatccccccccccccatcatatGTGGATGTAGATACATGTGTATTGTTGTGGTTGGTTTCAGACAAAGAAGGTCAGCGGATTCATGACTGTTGAAAGGTAATGAGAGATGATCAAGAGTGGTGTAATTCTAGTGTATTGTTTTGAACAGAAGTGGAGAGGTTTTCCATGGAGATGTAATCTATTAGTAAGTTTTTCCAAGATGCAATATGTATGGTGTTCCTTGATTTCCAGTTCATGAGAATAGTTTTCTTGGCGATATTTAGTGCCACTAGGAGTAATTGACTGTTTGTGTTGTTTAAATTGATTATGGATATGTCACCTAGTATACAGAGGGAGGGAGACATTGGGATGTGACATCCCATTAGGACGGATAGTGATTCAGTGACGAtttccaaaaaaatttaattggggTGCAATGCCAAATGGCGTGGACATAGGTGTCTGGGTTATTTTGTGTGCAATGTGAGCAGGTTTCTGAAGTAAATCCCATTTTAAACAATTTCCGTCCAGAAATCTTTGAAGTACCTTATACTGTACAAGTTGCAGGTTGGTGTTTTTTGTCATGaagtagatatttttacagatttGTGTCCAGAAATCGGCATCGGGAGTAATGGATAAGTCTGATTCCCATTTAGCATTTGGTAAGCTTAATGTATTGTCTGATTTTGATATTATTCTGTACATTTTGGAGAGTAGTTTTTTTGAGGAGGATATATTAATTAGCTCTGAGATTAAAAGGGAAAGGTCTAGGTTAATGGTCCGAGTGTCGATTTTTGATTGGATAGATGATTTGATTTGTAGGTATTCCAAAAAACATTTACCACTGATGCCgtttttctggaccaagtgggaAAATGAGGCCAGGTTATTATTATGAAGGATGTGTTGAAGTTGTGTGATGCCCTTTTCTGCCCATGTGCGAAAGTTAAGTGGCTTTTTGTTAACTGTAAGATCTGGGTTATTCCAAATGGGGGTGTATTTAGATGGTGCAAGAGGGGTGCTTGTGATTTTATTAAATTTCCGCCAGGCTGTCAGAGCTGCTGCTATTGTTGGCATTTAAAACAGGAGTGTTTTTTGATTGTATGACTATAGGAGGGTAAGGCTGAAATGTGAATGTCCTTACAAATTGTTTGTTCAACATCTATCCATGTGTTTTCTGATGGGTTAGGATGAATCcatttgtatatattttgaaGCTGATTGGCCAGAAAGTAATGGTAGAAATTAGGTGCGACTAGTCCTCCTTGTGTTTTTGGTTTCTGTAGGGTAGTCAATTTAATTCTTGGGGTCTTATTTTTCCAGTAGAATTTGGTAATGATTGAATCTAGAGATTTAAACCAGGTGAGGGTGGGTTGTGTTGGAATCATTGAGAATAAATAGTTTAGTTTAGGGAGTATAGTCATTTTAATTACTGATATTCTGCCCGTAATGGATAGTGGTAAGTTCATCCAGCGTTGAAAATCATCGTCTATTGTTTTGAATAACGGAGTAAAGTTAAGTCCAAACAGCTCTGACAGCCTGGGGGAAATATTATTACTATGTTTATCTTAATGGCCATTCGGTTGCATTTTGCATCTGAAATATTCTTTCAGAAACGACCACTGATTGGAAGGTTTagtttatcagttgggtttctAAAACCCATTTAGGACTTTGTTTATATCTGCTGGCTGGGAACCTCACGAAAATCTATGAAGTTACACTGATGCACTTGATTTGGTATGTGTAAACTGCTTGTACTTGAGCAGTCAGATTAATCTTTAGATGCTGCACTCTTGAGAAAATGTTCCTAACAGTAGTTTAGTTAAAAGAAATGGATCTCTCTGTCTGATTTACCTATGAACACACATTGCTGTGTGCACTCAGATTTATACACACAAAGCGAAACAGTTCTGTGaagatttacacacacacacagttttaggAAACTACTTTAAAACAgagactaaaaacagttcaaggaacgagAATGATAACCGAAAAAGaacgctattttttttttttttttttttttttgcagtaaccGTAAACAGGAACAAAAATCCCTTTGAACTGTTCCGaagtgaaatattatttttaaatgctggtaaccagttaataaTCGGTCAGTTTTGTTCCGATAGCATTTTTATGAAGCCAAAGTCcaaaagggtttatcacagtatatttttggaatgacaccacttcctgttgcatGGAAAGATGAggcttctttatttattttttctactaataatgtccaacagtgtgCATACACCACtggagatttgtcattttttatgaaagtcatgaaaattcccaccaccgtgtcatttctaaaaaaaaatgtttctttgttttcacaaaacatcacttgtctaatattttatctcaagcatgctcttcactgctTCACTGATACTTTTGTCGACTTGTTTAATAAGTACACTAACTTTAGAAAACAACTTTAttagggcaaaattgtttggtgtgatggaaatgacaccacagtgGGACAgctgtaatttttgaaaaattgatagGCATCATTTTCAcgcaataaatattaaatgtttatttcactctttttttttacattgacttagttttaaacatgtaataatttgtatatttataatgaaatttcatagttttaaattaaaagtctgggtctgggacaaggctaaattaataacatctataaaaaaggCATTAGCAAAGTACCAAAAAGGCCAGGTAAAATGTTTCTAAGTTGTTATATGACCTTCagttaacaaaaagaaaaaagtttaactACTTGTAGCTATACTCGTATTCCTTGTACTGCGCACACACTTACCTAATGCTCTTACCATCCTCACTGAAATTAAAGTTTATCTTATATCTAGGCACACTTAAACGAGATGCCTTTAAAACACTGTTGAAATCTCTGAACAAACCAGTATGCTTTTAAACAAACCAATCTACAGTATTGCAGTAGGCTATAATTGGAATTCCAGCAGCTGTTTTGAGATGTAAATGTTCTGTCTCAAGTGGTTTATCGAACTTATCAAAAACagcactttgacatcaacaacagctTTATCTATCATTGCAAGACTTTTTCTTGCAATTTCAAGAACTCATTTACTGACTTGTTGGTTCTCCACTGAAAAcatttgaacacaaacaaacatataaacaATCAAAATAGCTAAAAAGCTCCTTTGTTCGATTGCACAGAAGGGCTTTGTTAAAAGttaattatgttgctccataTTACTGGGAAAACAAACCTttgttttcagttatttattttttaatatataggtTCAGATAGGTTTACCTGTATGGATTTACTTTGgtataattaattatttgtttgcCAACTAAACTAATtaatctttctgcactgtatgtatctagggtgtgtgtgtgtgtgtgtgtgtgtgtgtgtgtgtgtgtgtgtgtgtgggcaggtttaagtggtttacgaggaaatttttttaggttacaaactggtaattacaagggtattatgctataaatgtggtttatttctagtgtccccataattcaaatcgcttataaatcatactaaacaatgttttattgaaaatgtaaaaatgcagaaagttttctgtgagggttaggtttaggggtagggttaggggatagaatctatagttcatacagtataaaaatcattatgtctatggatagTCCTCATAACGATAGCTgcatcaacatgtgtgtgtgtgtgtgtgtgtgtgtgtgtgtttgtgtgggtgtgttggggGGGGTTCAGGTTTGGGTGGCTTACGAGAACTTTTTGTTTAGGCTACAAACTGGtatttacaagggtattatgctataaatgtggtttatgaggacatttctagtgtccccataattcaaatcgctttaaaaacatactagcctaaacaatgtttttttgaaaatgtaaaaatgcagaaagttttttgtgagggttaggtttaggggtagggttaggggatagaatctgtagttcatacagtaaaaaaaatcattatgtctatggagagtcctcataaggatagccgcaccagtgtgtgtgtgtgtgtgtgtgtgtgtgtgtgtgtgtgcatgtacatgtttatactacattgtggggatcaaatgtccccataaggatagtaaaacctgagatcacctaccttgtggggcccagccagtggtccaaatgagggaaatggcttattaaacatactaaattatgatttttgaaaatgtaaaaattcagaaagttttttgtgagggttaggtttaggggtagagttaggggatagaatctatagttcgtacagtataaaaatcattacgtctatgaagagtcctcataaggatagccacaccaacgtgtgtgtgtgtgtgtgtgtgtgtgtgtgtgtgtgtgtgtgtgtgtgtctggataACTGCTATAGTAAAGTCTTTGTCCagtcctttatgtccttttttttttggaatgaatTTAGCCTAAATAATGCCACATTGTGCATTTCTTCATTGCTTGTTGAAGTTAATTCACAAACAAACAATTGCAAGCTGATTTCTATGAAAAATCTGTATTGAATagtcaataattacaaaaatgtatccTTTAAATGCACAAAGCTAAATCAGGTGCCACTTGAATGCCGCATGCTGTTATTCTACATGGACTTGAGAGAGATTGCATTACGGGCTGTGTGCCCTAGGTATGCACAGCAATAATGTTTGGATAAGGTTAAGAGCTGGTGGGATGGGGTCTCTGGTGGCATTGTGTCGCCAACACATTAGTACAAAAAAGAACACACAGAGCTTTACACTCTAATGGATATTCAATATTTTGTATTCCATAGATGGCCTGGCCACCTTCATGAGCTTCCTGAGATCTGAGTTCAGTGAGGAAAACATTGAGTTCTGGGAGGCTTGTGAGGATTTTAAGAAGACCAAGTCCCCCCTGAAAATGGCCACTAAAGCCAAAAAGATTTATGAGGACTTCATTCAGACTGGTGGGCCCAAagaggtttgtttgtttttcaaagaTTTTTGTATAGCGCTAAACACACTCAGATTTCCAGTTAAGAAAAAAGCACAGTGCTTCGGAGGTAGGAGGAAGCAGTTCTTCCTCAGGCCCCTCACTCATGTCCTGTGAAAATATGTCTGATATCGCTTGGTTAGATCTCTGTGTAAATGCTGAGGCCCATGTTCTCCCCTCTTAACATCCCCAAGGAGctataaaaaactttaaaatgatgGTATAtctgcaagcttttttttttaagggaaattacctttcattaaaatgaattggcCTTCATAACATGGAGAAAGGTTATTAGAGAGCTACACATTACCCTATGTACCCTATGCATAAATAAGACATTTTCAGTTGAATCAAGTATTTTGGTAatcctttacaataaggttccattcattaacattttttaatgcattataggtatcatgaactaacaatgaacaatgatttttcacagcatttattcatcttggttaatgttgatttatcAAAACACTATAATTCAGTGTTTATGTCAGATCATATTACATTAACTAAAGTCAccatgaaattaaaattctctcatcatttactcaccctcctggcatctcagatgtgtatgactttctttcttctgcagaactcaattaagatttttagaagaatatctcaggtccattcaatgcaagtgaatgggtgccaaactttttaAGCTCCAAACTCCACATAACGggagcattacagtaatccatataactccagtggcttaatccatattttcacaagcgatatgataaatgtgggtaagaatcagatcaatatttaagtttttttatgtcataaatttccctccctgcccagtagggggcaatatgcacaatgaatgtgaatcaccaaaaacagaagaaggagaaagtgaaggaaaaaggactcaaatattgttctgtttctcacccacacctatcataacgcttcagaagatatggatttaaccatcagAGTTgtctggattacatttatgttgcccttatgtgaattttggagcttcaaaattttggcacccattcacttgcattgtattgacctacagagctgaaatattcttctacaaatcttcatttgtgttctgctgaagaaagaaagtcatacacatctgggatggcataagggtgagtaaatgatgagagaattttcatttttgggtgaactaaacctttaacattaatcaagattaataaatgctctaaaagtGTAGCTCACTgatagttcatattaactaatgtagttaactgatgttaacgaatacaaccttattacaaagtgttaccagaatttcaatataaaaataaatttttagggATAGCCCAAGCTATTTTCAAGtcaacacaagttttattttgTGTCCAAATTATAACTACAGTACCACATTACTTAAAGGGTTACATAAAGGGTTGTTCATTTCTTACATTCAACGCCCTAACACCTTGAGGTCTtactaaagagaaaaaaaagtgacACAACCTAATGAAAATTAAGCTTTATGAATGCGACTGCTAATCTACAATATTAACCAGATCATTTTTCCCTGTAATGTAAATTCTAGTTGCTTTAGAGCATTGGCAAAAGCATATACATATATCATActctatgtatatatatttttaaataacaaatgtccaaAATGTCCAAACTTTTTCTGGTAGCCCAAAGGTTTCTGGTTCAAATCCAAGTTGGGGTCAGTCGTCTATGGACAGAAAAGTCACATAGACTGTCCTTGttgtaaatgtactgtaagtctCTTTAATTTACAAACTGGcaaataatgtaataatgatCACAACGTTGCTCAAATTAAACTTGAAATTAATTTGGAATTAAAACATCAAAGATGCACTCTTTGCATCAAGATCCTGCTGTGTGCTGAGGTGAAAAGCAAATGTGTTATATAATAGCTATTACAGTAGATAACATAAACACTCTAACCCTGATAATTTAACAATGTCCACTTGTTTCTAGGTAACTATAATTAATTTAAATCACTGAATTTTTAATAGTTTCTCACCATACtattttaaaatgactttaaTTAGTCTGATTATATCTCCTCAGCATTTGTGTTCGGTTACATAATTTTTTGCTTCTTCTGTTTGTATTCAATGATGATCCAATACAAAATTGGAAATGATACAGGAAAAAATCCTTTGTCCATTGGTCTCTCTTAGTTAGTGCTCTCTTTGTAAAAGCAAGGCCTGCTTGGCAAGCTATAATAAGAGAATCACAGTAGAGCATTTTTTTCCATGAACTATCTAGTGCAGCCTTTACCCAGGGAAACCACAGGTATCTGTCTAAATTGGACTTGTCATTCTGCTTTATGTAGGGTTCTTTCACCAACTAGTCTGGAAGACTGTTGGTCATAATGTCTTTCTTGCTCATTAAGTTTGTTgtccaaagaaagaaagaaagaaagaaagaaagaaagaaagaaagaaagaaagaaagagagtgaaagGCAGAAAGAAAGACATTACATATAATCATTgatttttttatcttgttttcaggTAAACATCGACCACTTCACAAAAGATTTGACTCTGAGGAACCTGGTGGATCTTTCTCCTGCTACCTTCGAGCTGGCTCAGAGCCGAATCTTCACTCTGATGGAGAAAGACTCTTTTGGTCGGTTCCTGAGGTCTGAGCAGTATCGGGAACTTATCAAGTAAACTGACTTAACCAGTTGcagggagacaaaaaaaaaaaaaaaaaaaaggcaagaaGAATCAGCACCACTTTCTTCAAGACAAAATTGTCTCATATGAACTTTAGTTTTTCTTTATAAATGCATAACATACAAAATACtacttttatttttactgtttaagTCTTTAATATACTTTTTTGAACAAAATACATTGCTGAACCTCAATTAACACTGCcacattgtttatttaaaacaaaaaacaaaatacaaaattatatatgGGTATAAATGCATTTGTCTCCCTGCAGCTGACTGAATCAGCCCATTGCTAATGAGAACATCTTAACGTCAATTGTTTAGTTAATGTGATTCCTGCCCAGTGCTTTGAATGTCAAAGTCAAGAAACTCAATAAAGAAGTTATCAATCAGGGATTAAGAGAAATACCACTCCTCACAAAAGTGTGATTTGTCATTAGCAAACATTTGAATTGTACAAGTGCCAAGGGTTTGAAGCACCTCTTAAAATTTTGTAGATATGTCTGATTATTTGGAGTTACACTCTTTTCTGACCCCTGTAGACTAAATAAAGCTCTGAGACTGATCCCCGCTTGTTATTCATGGCTTTTCCAGTAAGTACAGAAGTGGTTCATGTACTTTTGATGAGGACATTCTGACCTGATCTTTTGTCCTCTTAGAAGAAGCATCTCAGCACCATCTAAAATGCAGGGAAAGGGCTGGGGAATGGGATATGGGAATGGgaaagaaaaaactttttttggggggtgggggggggggatatctGTGTTCATTGCTCAAATGGTAAACAGAAGGAAAACATGGAGAAGTAGCCCATTTAGTACAGAAAGCTTCACTATAAGTCAATGTAGAGAAAACAAGTGACGTGCTAAGATGCACTGCAGTCTCTGGGAACTTGTTGGTTGGTTACCGCTATTGAAAGTTGCTAAGATTGGAATATCAAGTAGGAGGGAATCTCTATAAAGCACTGGGCACAGTATCTTTTTATTCTAAAGGCAATGATCATTCCCATGCCAGTTTAAAAGCAGATTAGATCATGGAAACCCGAAACATCCAAACAGCAAAGGTTTACCAGAAtgccacacatacagtacattgtaaGTCTTATAAACTTGTAGTCTAGACAAGAATAATCAAACTACAATTATTACTTCCATTTACTGttattcaaaaactttttttgccCTTAGCATGTGCAGCTATTAGAGTTCAATCATACGTTTTGAGAAGAATGGAAGTTACAGTGTGAAAGGCATATTAAACACCAAAATGTAACACAAGTGTGATGTTCAGTACActtttgcatgcttttttttttttaaagtatgttttATCAGACACAAATACTCCTGCATGTTTCTATCTTTATCATACTACAATATTTGTGTAGCTGTGTGACTAAATATCCATTCATATTCATTGATATATAAGCACTGATAAGCAGGTGCTTTCAGAAGTCCTTACTGATGCCCcacaaatgcaattttttttttttttgttcactaAAGGTCAGGTTTAGTTTAAGATGGCTATCAATAATTGGGCATcaccaacaaaaaacaacaacaacaataaagtgATTCAGATCAAGAACCAAGAAGACTGGACATTTTTAAATTTGATATGCAGTATTCCATATTAACGGCTTTAACATAATAACACTTATAATTATAAACCATATTaccatataattctttttttattattatttcctttgGTCAAACTTTTAGCACAAAATTGAGGTAACTGCTGAAAATGTGTCAAGTTATCAGTAAGGACCGACAGAGTACCTTGCTCCTACAAGAAATCTGCATTAAAAACTATATGCATGTATGTCTGACTGTTTGAttcttaatttaaaaagtaaaaacagaAGAGATTGTCCTTATGGTTTCTGATAAAAAATGTGAGGCCTGAATTTGTCCTTTTCTTTAGCAAGGCTGGTAATGTAACAAAAGAAATTTCAACACATAAAAGTTTAACTCTAAAGCTTTGGATTACATTTGTTTTCCTCCTCTATATGATAAAAGTTATGAATCATCTTGGAATTACTCACAGTTGCTTGATGGCACTACATTGTGTCATGCATGGAATTTCAGTATTATTTGTATTCTCTGGTGAACATTTGTCTAAATCTTTAAAATGCCATATTTGAATAATAATGCAGCTGCTTCCTAACATTTCCTGAGCTACAAGCTCTTTCCTTCACAGCCTTTTCATTTAGCCACTTGACCAGAGTGTTTTATTCACCATGAGATGATTGAGTCTGTGTGGAGAATAGAaagatatgaagaaaaaaaaaagatatagagAAAAtgactgagaaagagagagagagagagagagagagagagagagagagagagacaggaaagcTGAGATGAAGCAGATGGGCAATGGAACATTTCCAAAATAAACATTGTCAGATG includes these proteins:
- the LOC127449414 gene encoding regulator of G-protein signaling 5-like; the encoded protein is MCKGLAALPQTCLERAKEIKTKLGTLLQKPENSIDLIIPYQEKPEKKPEKLQKPSPEEAAQWCESLDKVLSNSYGLATFMSFLRSEFSEENIEFWEACEDFKKTKSPLKMATKAKKIYEDFIQTGGPKEVNIDHFTKDLTLRNLVDLSPATFELAQSRIFTLMEKDSFGRFLRSEQYRELIK